A window of the Planococcus citri chromosome 4, ihPlaCitr1.1, whole genome shotgun sequence genome harbors these coding sequences:
- the LOC135843088 gene encoding facilitated trehalose transporter Tret1-like, which produces MFKMSNHPNFRAIHHQTLAEIPICLGEFSMGIAFGWLAPMIRDILDDPKSEISANEDQCSWLASLLEFGRAFSPLLTLLLLDILGRKIMLQISSTIFFAIWLIITFTRSIVTLCVTFFFFGLGIGIFNAASAVYIGENSSPNLRGIFCSACTTAFYISALIQYIISGYLPYRVLAITNLIMALVCLTSTLLYVESAQFLILRGRFEKAEKNMMWLKGTVDKEDIATEFEAIKANIESEKEKKTSYKELLKAPANYKSLLIVLILNMAHASTGNAALFTYISIIFPPNKFFTWYQVTVYFGISQMTFSLLASVVIEKYNRRTLTLFSFTMFLLCHSTAAYFFYDADHNSSPIRFGVWVIFGSVCTFSGCSAVLDSVMHMLRGELFPQSIKPIGTGLTVVARSLMEFVTIKIFLMIRSQYGTYANFIAYAAISLISVLFCYFVLPETRGKTLIEIQNSLERQTPNTSSQNEDEEQLFDEQ; this is translated from the exons atgtttaaaatgagtaatcATCCTAATTTCCGAGCAATTCATCATCAAACTTTGGCAGAAATTCCaa TATGCCTGGGCGAATTCTCAATGGGAATTGCATTCGGATGGTTGGCACCAATGATCAGAGATATTTTAGACGATCCAAAAAGCGAAATTTCAGCAAACGAAGATCAATGTTCTTGGCTGGCCAGTTTACTCGAATTCGGCAGAGCATTCAGCCCTCTACTGACACTCTTACTATTGGACATATTAGGACGAAAAATCATGCTGCAAATCTCTTCCACGATATTCTTCGCCATTTGGCTCATCATCACATTTACTCGTTCCATTGTGACCTTATGCGtaacctttttctttttcggatTAGGAATCGGCATATTCAACGCTGCCTCAGCAGTTTACATAGGTGAGAATAGTTCGCCAAATCTTCGAGGTATTTTTTGCAGTGCTTGCACAACAGCTTTCTATATAAGTGCATTGATCCAGTACATAATATCGGGTTATTTACCATACCGGGTTCTCGCCATAACTAATCTAATAATGGCATTAGTCTGTTTGACGAGTACACTGCTGTACGTCGAATCCGCTCAATTCCTCATATTGAGAGGACGTTTCGAGAAAGCagaaaaaaacatgatgtgGTTAAAGGGTACCGTCGACAAAGAAGATATTGCAACCGAGTTTGAAGCTATCAAAGCGAATATCGAGtccgaaaaagaaaagaagacgTCTTACAAAGAGTTGCTCAAAGCACCAGCCAATTATAAAAGCTTGCTTATAGTTTTGATTCTTAATATGGCTCACGCGTCCACAGGAAACGCTGCTCTGTTCACGTATATCTCGATAATATTCCCaccgaataaatttttcacctgGTATCAAGTAACGGTGTATTTTGGAATCTCTCAAATGACTTTCAGCCTACTAGCTTCTGTGGTGATTGAGAAATACAATCGTAGGACTTTGACGTTGTTTTCGTTCACCATGTTTTTATTATGCCATTCGACGGCAGCTTATTTCTTTTACGATGCAGACCATAATTCTTCGCCGATTCGTTTTGGTGTATGGGTGATATTCGGCTCGGTTTGTACTTTTTCTGGATGCAGTGCTGTATTGGATTCGGTGATGCATATGCTTAGAGGGGAATTATTTCCACAAAGCATTAAACCAATAGGAACTGGTTTAACTGTAGTGGCCCGTTCTTTAATGGAATTCGTgactataaaaatatttttaatgatcagATCGCAATATGGAACTTACGCAAATTTTATTGCATACGCTGCGATAAGTTTAATATCGGTTTTGTTCTGTTATTTCGTACTTCCAGAAACTAGAGGGAAAACGTTAATTGAGATTCAAAATTCGTTGGAAAGACAAACGCCAAATACTAGTTCTCAAAATGAAGACGAAGAGCAATTATTCGATGAGCAATGA
- the LOC135843510 gene encoding facilitated trehalose transporter Tret1-like isoform X1 has translation MGNPNYRTIYRQTLAEIPICLGEFSIGLAFGWIAPMIKVILEDPHSEIPANEDETSWLASLTEFGRTFGPLFSLVLLDILGRKILLQFSSLIFFVIWLAILFTRSITILCVTFFVFGLGIGICNATSAVYIGENCSPTLRGIFCSISTTGFYLGVLVQFIIAGLLSYHALAVVNLIMAFACLVSSLLCVESAQFLMLKGRFQKAEKNMMWLKGTDNKDDIISEFEIIKANIASEKLKKTSYRELFTSRANYKSLIIVLILNMGHASTGNAALFTYISILFPANEFFTSYQVTVYFGISQMAFCFVSSLIIEKFSRRTLTLFSFAMFLLCHSSAAYFLYDSAKNVSSASYGVWMIFISVCTFSGVSAVLDSVVHMLRGELFPQSIKPIGSGLSISAHSFMEFLTLKIFLVIKSHYGTYANFLGYAMISLALFWFSYFYLPETRGKTLIEIQKSLEKPKKGSIRNYSEEEDKFIKQQRDVL, from the exons ATGGGTAATCCTAATTACCGGACAATTTATCGTCAAACTTTGGCTGAAATACCGA TATGCCTGGGAGAATTTTCAATCGGTCTGGCATTCGGATGGATCGCACCAATGATCAAAGTAATCTTAGAAGATCCCCACAGCGAAATTCCAGCAAACGAAGACGAAACTTCTTGGCTGGCGAGCCTGACTGAATTCGGAAGAACTTTTGGACCACTATTTTCACTCGTACTATTGGACATACTAGGACGAAAAATCCTGCTGCAATTCTCATCGTTGATATTCTTCGTAATTTGGTTAGCCATCCTATTCACTCGATCGATAACCATTCTATGCGTTACGTTTTTCGTATTCGGATTAGGTATCGGAATATGCAACGCTACCTCGGCAGTTTACATAGGAGAGAACTGTTCTCCAACACTTCGAGGTATTTTTTGCAGCATCAGCACCACTGGGTTTTACTTAGGTGTTCTAGTTCAATTCATAATCGCGGGCTTACTATCGTACCATGCCCTAGCTGTGGTAAATCTCATAATGGCATTTGCCTGCTTAGTGAGCTCATTGTTGTGCGTCGAATCGGCTCAGTTCCTCATGCTCAAAGGACGTTtccaaaaagctgaaaaaaacatgatgtgGTTGAAGGGTACCGACAACAAGGACGATATTATCTCAGAGTTTGAAATAATCAAAGCGAACATCGCCTCGGAAAAATTAAAGAAGACATCCTACAGAGAGTTATTCACCTCAAGAGCAAATTATAAAAGCTTGATTATAGTCCTTATCCTGAATATGGGCCACGCCTCCACAGGAAATGCTGCTTTGTTTACATACATCTCGATATTATTTCCAGCCAATGAATTCTTCACTTCGTATCAAGTCACTGTATACTTTGGAATCTCGCAAATGGCTTTTTGTTTCGTATCTTCtctaataattgaaaaatttagtcgaAGAACATTGACGTTGTTTTCATTCGCTATGTTCCTACTATGCCACTCGAGTGCAGCTTATTTTTTATACGATTCTGCTAAAAATGTTTCGTCAGCTTCGTACGGTGTTTGGATGATATTTATCTCAGTTTGTACTTTTTCTGGAGTCAGCGCAGTGCTCGACTCAGTAGTGCATATGCTCAGAGGAGAATTATTTCCACAAAGTATTAAACCAATCGGATCTGGTTTATCGATATCAGCGCATTCTTTCATGGAATTCCTCactctgaaaattttcttagtGATCAAATCGCATTACGGGACGTATGCGAATTTTCTCGGTTATGCTATGATCAGTTTAGCGTTATTCTGGTTTAGTTACTTCTATTTGCCCGAAACTAGAGGTAAAACACTGATTGAGATTCAAAAATCGttggaaaaaccaaaaaagggCAGTATTCGGAATTACAGCGAAGAAGAGGATAAGTTTATTAAACAGCAACGGGATGTGTTATGA
- the LOC135843510 gene encoding facilitated trehalose transporter Tret1-like isoform X2, which produces MIKVILEDPHSEIPANEDETSWLASLTEFGRTFGPLFSLVLLDILGRKILLQFSSLIFFVIWLAILFTRSITILCVTFFVFGLGIGICNATSAVYIGENCSPTLRGIFCSISTTGFYLGVLVQFIIAGLLSYHALAVVNLIMAFACLVSSLLCVESAQFLMLKGRFQKAEKNMMWLKGTDNKDDIISEFEIIKANIASEKLKKTSYRELFTSRANYKSLIIVLILNMGHASTGNAALFTYISILFPANEFFTSYQVTVYFGISQMAFCFVSSLIIEKFSRRTLTLFSFAMFLLCHSSAAYFLYDSAKNVSSASYGVWMIFISVCTFSGVSAVLDSVVHMLRGELFPQSIKPIGSGLSISAHSFMEFLTLKIFLVIKSHYGTYANFLGYAMISLALFWFSYFYLPETRGKTLIEIQKSLEKPKKGSIRNYSEEEDKFIKQQRDVL; this is translated from the coding sequence ATGATCAAAGTAATCTTAGAAGATCCCCACAGCGAAATTCCAGCAAACGAAGACGAAACTTCTTGGCTGGCGAGCCTGACTGAATTCGGAAGAACTTTTGGACCACTATTTTCACTCGTACTATTGGACATACTAGGACGAAAAATCCTGCTGCAATTCTCATCGTTGATATTCTTCGTAATTTGGTTAGCCATCCTATTCACTCGATCGATAACCATTCTATGCGTTACGTTTTTCGTATTCGGATTAGGTATCGGAATATGCAACGCTACCTCGGCAGTTTACATAGGAGAGAACTGTTCTCCAACACTTCGAGGTATTTTTTGCAGCATCAGCACCACTGGGTTTTACTTAGGTGTTCTAGTTCAATTCATAATCGCGGGCTTACTATCGTACCATGCCCTAGCTGTGGTAAATCTCATAATGGCATTTGCCTGCTTAGTGAGCTCATTGTTGTGCGTCGAATCGGCTCAGTTCCTCATGCTCAAAGGACGTTtccaaaaagctgaaaaaaacatgatgtgGTTGAAGGGTACCGACAACAAGGACGATATTATCTCAGAGTTTGAAATAATCAAAGCGAACATCGCCTCGGAAAAATTAAAGAAGACATCCTACAGAGAGTTATTCACCTCAAGAGCAAATTATAAAAGCTTGATTATAGTCCTTATCCTGAATATGGGCCACGCCTCCACAGGAAATGCTGCTTTGTTTACATACATCTCGATATTATTTCCAGCCAATGAATTCTTCACTTCGTATCAAGTCACTGTATACTTTGGAATCTCGCAAATGGCTTTTTGTTTCGTATCTTCtctaataattgaaaaatttagtcgaAGAACATTGACGTTGTTTTCATTCGCTATGTTCCTACTATGCCACTCGAGTGCAGCTTATTTTTTATACGATTCTGCTAAAAATGTTTCGTCAGCTTCGTACGGTGTTTGGATGATATTTATCTCAGTTTGTACTTTTTCTGGAGTCAGCGCAGTGCTCGACTCAGTAGTGCATATGCTCAGAGGAGAATTATTTCCACAAAGTATTAAACCAATCGGATCTGGTTTATCGATATCAGCGCATTCTTTCATGGAATTCCTCactctgaaaattttcttagtGATCAAATCGCATTACGGGACGTATGCGAATTTTCTCGGTTATGCTATGATCAGTTTAGCGTTATTCTGGTTTAGTTACTTCTATTTGCCCGAAACTAGAGGTAAAACACTGATTGAGATTCAAAAATCGttggaaaaaccaaaaaagggCAGTATTCGGAATTACAGCGAAGAAGAGGATAAGTTTATTAAACAGCAACGGGATGTGTTATGA
- the LOC135843979 gene encoding facilitated trehalose transporter Tret1-like, with product MLSFLVCLQEFSMGIACGWIGPMIKNFLEDPNSQIKATEEECSWIASMPGFGETFGPFLSILLLDVLGRKIMMQITAAIFAALWIPVLFTRSVSILCISFFVFGLGMGTCNGTTAVYLGENCSPKIRGIFCSASVTSFYLGVLLQCTIAEYFYLSYSAIATVNFILAFCGLITCTFLTVETAQFLMLKGHFDKAESNMMWLRGTKNKDDIITDFENIKANVASEKLKKASYRELFFTPVNFKSLIIVLTLNMVYAATGNAALFRYISVLFPQNEDFTSNQVTVYFGISQLTFCLLASFVIENVNRRSLILFSFSLFLVCHSVSTYFFYDAANNESPSKYGLWIILAMVCLYSGFSAALDSVVHMIRGELFPQSIKPIGSGLAITTISFTQFLTIKTFLMVKSQYGIYMNFLGYAVCSLAAFWFTYFFLPETRGKTLIAIQKSLEKQK from the coding sequence ATGCTTTCATTTCTAGTATGCCTGCAGGAATTTTCAATGGGCATTGCATGCGGTTGGATCGGCCcaatgatcaaaaatttccttgaaGATCCAAACAGCCAGATCAAAGCCACCGAAGAAGAATGTTCTTGGATTGCGAGTATGCCAGGATTCGGCGAAACATTCGGTCCTTTTCTTTCAATCCTTCTATTGGACGTACTAGGACGAAAAATCATGATGCAAATCACAGCCGCCATATTCGCAGCATTATGGATACCAGTTCTATTCACTCGCTCAGTCAGCATTTTATGCATCTCATTTTTCGTTTTCGGTTTAGGAATGGGCACTTGCAACGGGACAACGGCTGTTTACTTGGGAGAAAATTGCTCCCCAAAAATTCGAGGCATTTTTTGCAGCGCTAGCGTCACATCGTTTTATTTAGGGGTTTTACTGCAATGCACAATCGCTGAGTACTTCTACTTATCATACAGCGCCATTGCGactgtaaatttcattttggcatTTTGTGGTCTAATTACCTGCACATTCTTGACCGTCGAAACGGCTCAATTTCTCATGCTAAAAGGTCATTTTGATAAAGCTGAATCAAACATGATGTGGTTGAGAGGAACTAAAAACAAAGACGACATTATTaccgatttcgaaaacatcaaAGCGAACGTAGCAtcggagaaattgaaaaaggccTCGTACAGGGAGCTATTCTTTACACCAGttaatttcaaaagtttgatcATAGTTCTCACTTTGAACATGGTTTATGCAGCAACTGGCAATGCAGCTTTATTCAGATATATCTCGGTATTATTTCCTCAGAATGAAGACTTTACGTCAAATCAAGTTACCGTGTATTTCGGAATCTCTCAGTTGACTTTCTGTCTCTTGGCTTCTTTCGTGATTGAAAACGTTAACCGGAGATCCCTAATTTTGTTCTcgttttctctttttctcgTATGTCACTCGGTTTCTACGTATTTCTTCTACGATGCTGCCAATAACGAGTCACCATCTAAATATGGTTTATGGATAATATTAGCCATGGTTTGCTTATATTCGGGGTTCAGCGCAGCGCTCGACTCGGTAGTGCATATGATCAGAGGAGAGTTATTTCCTCAGAGTATTAAACCAATTGGGTCTGGATTGGCTATTACGACGATATCTTTTACACAGTTTCTAACCATCAAGACATTTTTGATGGTTAAATCCCAATATGGCATCTATATGAATTTCCTTGGATATGCTGTCTGCAGTTTAGCCGCATTTTGGTTTACTTATTTCTTCTTACCCGAAACAAGAGGAAAAACTTTAATTGCGATCCAGAAATCATTAGAAAAACAGAAATGA
- the LOC135843426 gene encoding facilitated trehalose transporter Tret1-like, with the protein MGNHRDVYHQCLAVIPVCLLEISMGLACGWIGPMIKTFLEDPNSEIKATEDECSWIASMPGFGETFGPFFSILLLDELGRKILIQIATAIFAALWLPVLFTRSVTILCITFFVFGLGMGICNGVTAIYMGENCSPKIRGIFCNASVTSFYLGVLLQYTIAEYLSYSAIATVNFILAFCGLISCTFLAVETAQFLMLKGRFDKAESKMMWLRGTKNKDDIITDFENIKANVASEKLKKASYRELFFTPVNFKSLIIVLTLNMAHAATGNASLFRYISVLFPQNEHFTSYQVTVYFGISQLIFCLLASFVIENVNRRSLTLFAFSLFLVCHSVSTYFFYDAANNETPSKYGLWIIFAMVCLFSGFSAALDSVVHMIRGELFPQSIKPIGSGLAIATISFTQFLTIKTFLMVKSQYGIYMNFLGYAVCSLAAFWFTYFFLPETRGKTLIEIQKSLEKQK; encoded by the exons atgggaaatcaTCGCGACGTATATCATCAGTGTTTAGCAGTAATTCCTG TATGCCTGCTGGAAATTTCAATGGGCCTCGCATGCGGTTGGATTGGCCCAATGATCAAAACTTTCCTGGAAGATCCAAACAGCGAGATCAAAGCCACTGAAGACGAATGTTCTTGGATTGCGAGTATGCCAGGGTTCGGCGAAACATTcgggccatttttttcaatcctacTATTAGACGAATTAGGACGTAAAATCCTGATACAAATCGCAACCGCCATATTCGCGGCTTTATGGTTACCAGTTCTATTCACTCGTTCAGTCACCATTTTATGCATCACATTTTTCGTTTTCGGCTTGGGAATGGGCATTTGCAACGGGGTAACGGCTATTTACATGGGAGAAAATTGCTCCCCAAAAATTCGAGGCATTTTTTGTAACGCTAGCGTCACATCGTTTTATTTAGGAGTTTTACTGCAATACACAATCGCTGAGTACTTATCATACAGCGCCATTGCgactgtaaattttattttggcatTTTGTGGTCTAATTTCCTGCACATTCTTGGCCGTCGAAACGGCTCAATTTCTCATGTTAAAAGGTCGTTTTGATAAAGCTGAATCAAAGATGATGTGGTTGAGAGGAACTAAAAACAAAGACGACATTATTaccgatttcgaaaacatcaaAGCGAACGTAGCATCGGAGAAGTTGAAAAAGGCCTCGTACAGGGAGCTATTTTTCACACCAGttaatttcaaaagtttgatcATAGTTCTCACTTTAAATATGGCTCATGCAGCTACTGGCAATGCATCTTTATTCAGATACATCTCGGTATTATTTCCTCAGAATGAACACTTCACGTCGTATCAAGTCACCgtgtattttggaatttctcagTTGATTTTCTGCCTTTTGGCTTCCTTCGTGATTGAAAACGTTAACCGGAGATCTCTGACTTTATTcgcattttctctttttctcgtATGTCATTCGGTTTCTACATATTTCTTCTACGATGCTGCCAATAACGAGACGCCATCTAAGTATGGTTTATGGATAATATTCGCCATGGTTTGCTTATTTTCTGGGTTCAGCGCAGCGCTCGACTCGGTAGTGCATATGATCAGAGGAGAGTTATTTCCTCAGAGTATTAAACCCATTGGGTCTGGATTGGCAATTGCGACGATATCTTTTACACAGTTTCTAACTATCAAGACATTTTTGATGGTTAAATCCCAATATGGCATCTATATGAATTTCCTAGGATATGCCGTCTGCAGTTTAGCCGCATTTTGGTTTACTTATTTCTTCTTACCAGAAACAAGAGGAAAAACTCTAATTGAGATTCAGAAATCATTAGAAAAACAGAAATGA